Proteins encoded together in one Quercus lobata isolate SW786 chromosome 3, ValleyOak3.0 Primary Assembly, whole genome shotgun sequence window:
- the LOC115979100 gene encoding ninja-family protein AFP3-like gives MIQMGEASEEARRRAMESLSLEIEKYPRDLLQRFTCMSSNTQKQKSNEEEEEEEEEEIELNLGLSLGGRFGVDKSKKGLIRSSSIDMSYRNTIDVSYRTNTTVLTRTSSLPTETEEEWRKRKELQTLRRMAAKRRRSEKQRSCKAEREEERKEIESPVGLNLRDRQQSLSLPVAMANRLNSTLSLPFGMPPWESNKRLQAQGLSTCGEARSSASNQSLQEQSNQEAVGSSSTKANENLCRSSTAEMDSPSKKPVYAENRVKEVGMNAMEDMPCVFTKGDGPNGRRVDGILYKYGKGEEVRIMCVCHGTFLSPAEFVKHAGGGDVAHPLRHIVINPSSTSFL, from the exons atgatACAAATGGGTGAAGCTAGTGAAGAAGCTAGAAGAAGAGCAATGGAAAGTCTTTCTTTGGAAATAGAGAAGTACCCAAGAGATCTATTGCAGAGATTTACGTGTATGAGCAGCAACACACAGAAACAGAAAtccaatgaagaagaagaggaagaagaggaagaggagatTGAGCTGAATCTGGGTTTATCATTAGGTGGTCGATTTGGTGTTGATAAGAGCAAGAAGGGGCTGATAAGGTCGTCTTCTATAGACATGTCATATAGGAACACAATAGATGTGTCGTATAGGACTAATACGACAGTGCTGACAAGGACTTCTTCTCTTCCTACAGAGACAGAGGAGGAGTGGAGGAAGAGGAAGGAGTTGCAGACATTGCGGCGAATGGCGGCGAAGAGAAGGCGGTCGGAGAAGCAGAGGAGTTGTAAGGCTGAGAGGGAAgaggagaggaaggaaattGAGAGTCCAGTGGGATTGAATTTGAGAGATAGGCAACAGTCTCTTTCTCTGCCTGTGGCTATGGCTAATAGGCTTAATTCCACTTTGTCTTTGCCTTTTGGGATGCCCCCTTGGGAGAGTAATAAACGTCTTCAAGCTCAAG GATTGAGCACTTGTGGTGAAGCAAGAAGCTCTGCTAGTAATCAGTCCTTACAAGAGCAAAGCAATCAGGAGGCTGTAGGTTCTTCAAGTACAAAGGCCAATGAAAATCTGTGCAGAAGTTCCACAGCAGAGATGGATTCTCCATCAAAGAAACCTGTTTATGCGGAAAATAGAGTGAAGGAGGTTGGGATGAATGCAATGGAAGATATGCCTTGTGTTTTCACAAAAGGAGATGGTCCTAATGGGAGAAGAGTAGATGGCATCCTATACAAGTATGGGAAGGGAGAGGAGGTGAGGATAATGTGTGTATGCCATGGAACCTTTCTCTCGCCGGCAGAGTTTGTCAAGCATGCTGGTGGTGGTGATGTTGCTCATCCACTTAGGCATATAGTTATAAACCCTTCTTCTACTTCCTTTCTGTGA